A DNA window from Vibrio tarriae contains the following coding sequences:
- a CDS encoding single-stranded DNA-binding protein — protein sequence MLKIEIFPENAHIETRTIPSKDDQPGREIYEQIAYAHLGGKFPVEMKLQLEKGQPAYVAGQYAIHPSSFAVNKYGSLELKRFGFLIEPINQK from the coding sequence ATGCTTAAAATCGAAATCTTCCCAGAAAATGCACATATCGAAACCCGCACTATCCCAAGCAAGGATGACCAGCCTGGTCGTGAGATATATGAGCAAATAGCTTATGCACACCTCGGTGGTAAGTTCCCCGTAGAAATGAAGCTTCAACTGGAAAAAGGACAACCAGCGTATGTTGCAGGACAGTATGCAATACATCCCTCTAGCTTTGCTGTTAATAAGTACGGCTCTCTGGAGTTGAAGCGCTTCGGCTTCCTGATAGAACCCATAAACCAAAAATAA